From a single Anaerolineales bacterium genomic region:
- a CDS encoding peroxiredoxin family protein: protein MSLSLDSIEAKIGSLAPDFKLPATNGQEIALTDFRGKANVIVFFIREYTUMQCRSHVSQLGKLYEQFKEAGAEIIVILGEGVEKARKYAEAIKLPFPILSDPDRAVYNLYELEKYFLLYQRTASLVVDKDGVVRYLKRTTIPNVWLQESRELYGFVDSLNEEQKM, encoded by the coding sequence ATGTCTCTGTCTCTCGACTCCATCGAAGCCAAGATCGGCTCGCTTGCCCCGGACTTCAAACTACCCGCCACCAACGGGCAGGAGATTGCGCTGACGGATTTCCGCGGCAAGGCGAATGTGATCGTGTTCTTCATCCGCGAATATACCTGAATGCAATGCCGCTCGCATGTTTCCCAGTTGGGGAAACTCTATGAACAATTCAAGGAAGCCGGCGCAGAGATCATCGTCATTTTGGGCGAAGGCGTGGAGAAAGCCCGCAAATATGCCGAAGCGATAAAACTGCCATTCCCCATCCTCTCTGACCCGGACCGCGCCGTGTACAACCTGTATGAGTTGGAGAAATATTTCCTGCTTTACCAGCGGACAGCCTCGCTGGTGGTGGATAAGGATGGAGTTGTCCGTTATTTGAAACGAACCACCATCCCGAACGTCTGGCTGCAGGAAAGCCGTGAGTTGTACGGATTTGTGGATAGTCTGAACGAAGAGCAAAAAATGTGA
- a CDS encoding thioesterase family protein, producing MSDYKFFHPTEVRYGDLDPQGHVNNAKYLTYFEQARVYHFMKMGLFSKDQSFMEIGVIVADIHINYHAPTHYGDVIKVGSRIAKIGTKSMTVEQCVMNAETGKVTASGTVILVTFDYEGMKTIPVPEDWKKKISEFESSNV from the coding sequence ATGAGCGACTACAAATTCTTCCATCCCACCGAAGTCCGCTACGGGGATTTGGACCCGCAGGGACACGTCAATAACGCAAAATACCTGACGTACTTCGAGCAGGCGCGCGTTTATCATTTCATGAAAATGGGGTTGTTCAGCAAGGATCAGTCCTTTATGGAGATCGGCGTCATCGTCGCGGACATCCACATTAACTACCATGCCCCCACCCATTACGGCGATGTCATCAAAGTCGGCTCAAGGATCGCGAAGATCGGCACCAAATCCATGACGGTGGAGCAGTGTGTGATGAACGCCGAGACCGGCAAAGTGACGGCAAGCGGAACGGTGATCCTGGTCACATTCGATTATGAGGGGATGAAGACCATTCCCGTGCCGGAAGATTGGAAGAAGAAGATCAGTGAATTTGAAAGTTCGAACGTTTGA
- a CDS encoding GDP-mannose 4,6-dehydratase — MGHYLVTGAAGFIGARTSEILLGQGHTVVGIDNVNDAYDPRMKEYRLKKLQAMSGFKFHRRDISEKSAIELFKDETIDGVIHLAARAGVRYSVENPWVFLESNVMGTLNMLEVCRQYGCKKFIMASTSSIYGENPPYPTPETASSSEPLQPYAASKKGAEALAHSYHHLYDIDVSVVRYFTVYGPAGRPDLAMFRFVQWITEGQPVRINGDGKQSRGFTYVDDIARGTIAALKPVGYEIINLGGHEVITINELVEMIEELTGKRADVQYGPPNLADMFTNWADVSKAREMLGWNPQVNLREGLGNLIKWYNEERTWAKEVLTP, encoded by the coding sequence ATGGGACATTATCTGGTGACAGGCGCGGCGGGATTCATCGGCGCGCGGACCTCGGAGATACTGCTCGGGCAGGGACACACCGTCGTTGGCATCGACAATGTCAACGATGCGTATGATCCGCGCATGAAGGAATACCGCTTGAAGAAACTTCAGGCGATGTCGGGATTCAAGTTCCACAGGCGCGATATTTCGGAGAAATCCGCCATCGAATTGTTCAAGGATGAAACCATCGACGGCGTGATCCACCTTGCGGCGCGGGCGGGTGTTCGTTACAGCGTGGAAAATCCCTGGGTGTTCCTGGAATCCAACGTGATGGGAACGTTGAACATGCTGGAAGTGTGCCGTCAGTATGGATGCAAGAAATTCATCATGGCATCCACCTCCAGCATCTATGGTGAGAATCCGCCCTACCCGACGCCTGAAACAGCATCCAGCAGTGAACCGCTCCAGCCGTATGCGGCAAGCAAAAAGGGGGCGGAGGCGCTGGCACATTCCTATCATCACCTCTATGATATTGATGTGAGCGTCGTCCGCTATTTCACGGTCTATGGACCGGCGGGTCGCCCCGACCTTGCCATGTTCCGCTTCGTGCAGTGGATCACCGAAGGACAGCCCGTGCGCATCAACGGGGACGGGAAGCAGTCGCGCGGCTTCACCTACGTGGACGACATCGCGCGCGGGACGATTGCCGCGTTGAAACCTGTCGGTTATGAGATCATCAACCTTGGCGGGCATGAAGTCATCACCATCAATGAACTGGTGGAAATGATCGAGGAGTTGACAGGCAAACGGGCGGATGTGCAGTATGGTCCGCCCAACTTGGCGGACATGTTCACCAACTGGGCGGATGTAAGCAAGGCGCGCGAGATGCTGGGATGGAATCCGCAGGTCAATTTGCGCGAAGGGCTTGGCAATCTCATCAAATGGTACAACGAAGAACGGACGTGGGCGAAGGAAGTGCTGACGCCATAA
- a CDS encoding nucleotide sugar dehydrogenase, with amino-acid sequence MSTKDTLIKKLKDKNAKVAILGLGYVGLPLAVVFGEAGFHVTGVDPDQRKIEALSKGESYIPDVKTESVAKLVKDGKFTATTDFSVLKDMDAVSICVPTPLRKTGDPDMSFIISATEELAKYVHKGMVVVLESTTYPGTTRELLLPKLGIEHNLTVGEDWFLAFSPERVDPGREDWTTINTPKVMGGVTEACGDVATAWYEGAIQTVHHVSSAEAAEMAKLLENTFRMINIGLVNEMAIMCERLGVDVWEVIDAAASKPFGFMKFTPGPGLGGHCIPIDPLYLSWKMKSFNYNARFIDLASEINTNMPRYVVSRVMEAMNDRGKTVHGSKILVLGAAYKPDIDDVRESPALDVIGLLRKKGGIVEYHDPYIPHIHHESDGWEMNSVPDLMKSVKEADAVVIVTNHKDYDYEAIVETASFVFDSRNATSRFGKKNNKVERL; translated from the coding sequence ATGTCAACAAAAGATACGCTCATCAAGAAATTGAAAGATAAGAATGCCAAAGTTGCAATTTTAGGCTTGGGCTATGTCGGGCTGCCGCTGGCGGTGGTGTTTGGCGAGGCGGGGTTCCATGTCACTGGTGTGGACCCGGATCAGCGCAAGATCGAGGCGCTTTCCAAAGGGGAGTCCTATATCCCCGATGTGAAGACCGAGTCGGTGGCGAAGCTGGTCAAGGATGGAAAGTTCACCGCCACAACGGATTTCTCCGTGTTGAAGGATATGGACGCCGTCAGCATTTGTGTGCCGACGCCGCTTCGGAAAACGGGCGACCCGGACATGTCGTTCATCATCTCTGCCACGGAGGAACTGGCGAAGTATGTGCATAAGGGAATGGTGGTGGTGCTGGAGTCTACGACGTATCCCGGCACGACCCGCGAACTGCTCCTGCCAAAACTCGGCATCGAACACAATCTGACAGTTGGTGAGGACTGGTTCCTAGCCTTTTCTCCCGAACGAGTGGATCCGGGGCGCGAGGACTGGACGACCATCAATACTCCAAAAGTGATGGGCGGCGTCACCGAAGCATGCGGCGATGTGGCGACTGCCTGGTATGAGGGCGCGATCCAGACCGTGCATCACGTCTCTTCGGCGGAGGCGGCGGAGATGGCGAAACTGCTTGAAAACACGTTCCGCATGATCAACATCGGTCTGGTCAATGAAATGGCGATCATGTGCGAACGCCTCGGTGTGGACGTGTGGGAAGTGATCGATGCCGCGGCGAGCAAGCCGTTCGGGTTCATGAAGTTCACGCCGGGACCGGGTCTGGGCGGTCACTGCATCCCAATCGATCCGTTGTATTTGTCGTGGAAGATGAAATCGTTCAATTACAATGCGCGCTTCATTGACCTGGCTTCAGAGATCAACACCAACATGCCGCGTTATGTGGTCAGCCGCGTGATGGAAGCGATGAACGACCGCGGCAAGACAGTCCACGGCTCGAAGATCCTTGTTTTGGGGGCGGCGTACAAGCCCGATATTGACGACGTGCGCGAATCTCCCGCGCTGGATGTGATCGGTCTGCTGCGCAAGAAAGGCGGGATCGTGGAATATCATGATCCGTATATTCCGCACATCCACCACGAATCTGACGGCTGGGAGATGAATAGCGTGCCCGACCTGATGAAATCCGTGAAGGAAGCGGATGCGGTGGTGATCGTCACCAATCACAAAGATTATGACTATGAAGCGATCGTCGAAACGGCAAGTTTTGTCTTCGATTCACGCAATGCGACGAGCAGGTTCGGGAAGAAGAATAACAAGGTTGAGAGGTTATAA
- the tsaB gene encoding tRNA (adenosine(37)-N6)-threonylcarbamoyltransferase complex dimerization subunit type 1 TsaB: MMLIAVDTSTAQVGLAVYDGDQVLGEMTWTTRRHHTTELASALSGLLNRCGVTMDMVHAAAVAIGPGSFTSLRVGLSLVKGIALARNLPLIGIPTLDVIAAAQPVTEHPLIAVLQAGRKRIAIGGYQSDGMSWQAEGGVRSGTVDELLDEIESPTIVAGELHPEDRKKMSKKKKILLASPAYCVRRPSILAELAWARWQADDVDDAAALAPIYLHVAGTPIE, from the coding sequence ATGATGCTTATCGCGGTTGATACTTCCACTGCGCAGGTTGGATTAGCGGTCTATGACGGGGATCAAGTGCTGGGCGAGATGACGTGGACAACGCGTCGGCATCACACCACCGAACTTGCCTCGGCTCTTTCCGGACTGTTGAATCGCTGCGGCGTGACGATGGACATGGTCCACGCTGCGGCTGTGGCGATTGGTCCGGGGTCGTTCACGAGTTTGAGGGTCGGTCTGTCGCTGGTGAAGGGGATTGCGCTGGCGCGTAATCTTCCGTTGATCGGCATCCCGACGCTGGATGTGATTGCGGCGGCACAGCCCGTAACAGAGCATCCGCTGATCGCAGTCCTGCAGGCGGGGCGGAAGCGGATCGCCATCGGCGGGTATCAAAGCGATGGAATGAGCTGGCAGGCGGAGGGCGGAGTCCGAAGCGGGACGGTGGATGAGTTGCTGGATGAGATCGAGAGTCCGACCATTGTCGCGGGAGAACTGCATCCCGAAGATCGAAAAAAAATGTCGAAGAAGAAAAAAATACTGCTGGCATCGCCTGCCTATTGCGTGCGGCGTCCGTCCATTTTGGCGGAACTGGCGTGGGCGCGCTGGCAGGCGGATGATGTGGACGATGCGGCGGCGCTTGCGCCGATCTATTTGCACGTGGCAGGGACGCCGATTGAATGA
- a CDS encoding VOC family protein, whose product MRIKLTSVSIDDYDKALKFYTEVMGFLPKRDIPLGDGARWITVVSPEDPNGTELLLEPNAGYPAMKALKESLMKDGIPFTAFEVNDIQSEYERMQNLGVEFAMEPTNMGMTTAAVLNDTCGNLIQIYQITGE is encoded by the coding sequence ATGAGGATCAAACTTACCAGTGTTTCAATAGACGATTATGACAAGGCGTTAAAATTCTACACGGAGGTGATGGGCTTCCTGCCAAAACGGGACATTCCATTGGGAGACGGCGCCCGCTGGATCACCGTCGTCTCGCCCGAGGACCCCAATGGTACCGAATTGCTTCTTGAACCGAATGCCGGTTATCCCGCCATGAAAGCGCTCAAGGAATCGCTCATGAAGGATGGGATTCCATTCACGGCATTCGAGGTCAACGATATTCAAAGCGAATATGAACGGATGCAAAACCTCGGCGTGGAGTTCGCGATGGAGCCGACGAACATGGGCATGACCACCGCGGCGGTACTCAACGACACCTGTGGAAATTTGATCCAGATTTATCAGATCACGGGTGAATGA
- the tsaE gene encoding tRNA (adenosine(37)-N6)-threonylcarbamoyltransferase complex ATPase subunit type 1 TsaE yields MAILDEHMLEFFSRSPEQTRRIGIRLGGMLQAGDVICLQGDLGAGKTTFTQGLAQGWGSLDSVSSPTFILVNMYRRADGEQIFHLDAYRLESVPEAEELDLDSMLTEGALIIEWPERLGNLIPSEHLWIDLEHISEEHRQMKFHARGERYDKLLDGVRQAVVGGT; encoded by the coding sequence ATGGCTATTTTGGACGAACATATGCTGGAATTTTTCAGCCGCAGTCCCGAGCAAACGCGCCGCATCGGCATACGCCTCGGCGGGATGCTGCAGGCTGGCGATGTCATTTGTTTGCAGGGCGATCTCGGAGCCGGCAAGACCACCTTTACACAAGGGCTTGCCCAGGGTTGGGGATCGCTCGATTCGGTTTCCAGCCCGACCTTTATCCTGGTCAACATGTATCGCCGCGCCGATGGGGAACAGATCTTTCATCTCGACGCCTATCGCCTCGAATCCGTGCCGGAAGCGGAGGAACTCGACCTCGACTCGATGCTCACCGAGGGCGCGCTCATCATCGAGTGGCCCGAGCGGCTTGGCAATCTCATTCCATCCGAACATTTGTGGATCGACCTCGAGCATATTTCCGAGGAACATCGTCAAATGAAATTTCACGCGCGCGGCGAACGCTACGACAAATTGCTGGACGGAGTCCGTCAAGCCGTGGTGGGAGGAACATGA
- a CDS encoding TIGR03617 family F420-dependent LLM class oxidoreductase, which yields MKLDAALPPVQLRDVPAVAKAAEGIGFAALWTQETQHDPFLPCTLIAEHTSKVEMGTAIAVSFARSPANLAYTAWDLAAQSGGRFILGLGTQVKAHVERRFGMQWPQSVTGKLREQIQVIRAFWDAWQNGSKLNFRGEYYKVTLMSPFFNPGAIPNPQIPIYIAGVNTGLAKLAGELCEGFHAHPFNSPRYMNEVILPAIEEGLKKGGRKRSDIAVSMTPFVATTPEEVGFARMQVAFYASTPSYKPVMDLHGWGETAEKLSGFASKGEWHEMPMLITDEMLAEFCLMTTQEGLASDLKKRYDGIADRITLYTPFVPGEKDEWWKKLAKAFN from the coding sequence ATGAAACTCGATGCCGCACTGCCCCCAGTTCAATTAAGAGATGTCCCTGCTGTTGCAAAAGCCGCCGAAGGGATCGGCTTCGCTGCGCTGTGGACTCAGGAAACCCAGCACGATCCGTTTTTGCCCTGCACACTGATCGCGGAGCACACATCCAAGGTGGAGATGGGGACTGCGATTGCCGTGTCGTTTGCGCGTTCGCCCGCCAACCTTGCCTACACCGCATGGGACTTGGCGGCGCAGTCTGGGGGGCGATTCATTCTGGGACTTGGCACGCAGGTCAAGGCGCATGTCGAGAGGCGCTTTGGGATGCAGTGGCCCCAATCCGTGACGGGGAAACTGCGCGAGCAGATCCAGGTCATCCGCGCGTTTTGGGATGCGTGGCAGAACGGCTCGAAGTTGAACTTCCGCGGCGAATATTACAAAGTAACGTTGATGTCGCCCTTTTTTAATCCGGGCGCAATTCCAAATCCACAAATTCCAATTTACATTGCAGGAGTGAATACCGGCTTGGCAAAACTCGCGGGCGAACTATGCGAAGGTTTCCATGCGCACCCGTTCAACAGTCCGAGATATATGAACGAGGTCATCCTGCCCGCCATCGAGGAAGGCTTGAAAAAGGGCGGACGCAAGCGCAGTGACATTGCCGTTTCGATGACTCCCTTTGTGGCGACTACGCCTGAAGAAGTCGGCTTTGCGCGGATGCAGGTCGCATTCTACGCATCCACGCCTTCGTACAAACCCGTAATGGATTTGCACGGCTGGGGCGAAACCGCCGAAAAACTTTCAGGCTTCGCATCCAAAGGCGAGTGGCACGAAATGCCCATGCTCATCACGGACGAGATGCTGGCGGAATTTTGTTTGATGACCACGCAGGAAGGTCTTGCATCTGACCTGAAGAAACGCTACGACGGCATCGCAGACCGCATCACGCTGTACACGCCCTTCGTCCCCGGCGAAAAGGATGAGTGGTGGAAGAAGCTGGCGAAGGCGTTTAATTAG
- a CDS encoding DUF951 domain-containing protein: MLPDLQLNDHLRLRKPHPCGSYEWTVVRLGADIGLECKGCVHRVMLTRRELAKRMKVNFTQQEREKPEMSGDGQG; encoded by the coding sequence ATGCTTCCCGACCTGCAATTGAACGATCACCTGCGCCTGCGGAAACCCCATCCCTGCGGCTCGTATGAGTGGACGGTCGTTCGCCTCGGCGCGGACATCGGCTTGGAATGCAAGGGCTGTGTCCATCGCGTGATGCTGACGAGGCGTGAGCTGGCAAAGCGCATGAAGGTGAATTTTACACAGCAGGAACGGGAGAAACCGGAGATGAGCGGGGATGGACAAGGATAA
- a CDS encoding M42 family metallopeptidase, which produces MSLPKIDEQYFITFLVELLNIPSPTGFSSAAVDFVEKELSKYKPLKLSRTRKGALVAKWEVKSDLPPVALTAHVDTLGAVVKEIKSNGRLRLSRIGGIQWATVETEGVWVFTKKGEKIRGSLLIEEASGHIHSGADLPRDDKHLEVRLDARTTSEEETRALGINIGDCVAFDTRTEVTNGFIRSRFLDDKACVANLFAAIKSMVESGQSPVRSVYFHISNYEEVGHGAAAGIPDEVAELVTVDMAVVGPGQESDEFHATLCIKDSGGPYHEGLNKKLRGIAEKHVIPYKTDVYPFYGSDGEAFWRAGGDVAMSLIGPGIDASHNYERAHMDGLNATTNWIMAYLLEK; this is translated from the coding sequence ATGTCCCTCCCAAAAATTGACGAACAATATTTCATAACGTTTCTCGTTGAACTGCTCAACATCCCCTCGCCGACCGGTTTTTCCAGCGCGGCAGTGGATTTCGTGGAAAAGGAGCTTTCCAAATACAAGCCGTTGAAACTCAGCCGCACGCGTAAAGGCGCATTGGTTGCGAAATGGGAAGTAAAGTCCGATCTGCCTCCTGTTGCATTGACCGCCCACGTGGATACGCTCGGCGCGGTGGTCAAGGAGATCAAAAGCAACGGGCGGCTGCGTCTCAGCCGCATTGGCGGGATTCAGTGGGCGACCGTCGAAACCGAAGGCGTGTGGGTGTTCACTAAAAAGGGCGAAAAGATTCGCGGCTCGCTGTTGATCGAGGAGGCGTCCGGTCATATCCACAGCGGAGCCGACCTGCCGCGCGACGATAAGCATCTCGAAGTGCGGCTCGATGCGCGCACCACCTCCGAAGAGGAGACTCGCGCGCTGGGTATCAATATCGGCGATTGCGTGGCGTTCGACACACGCACCGAAGTGACGAACGGTTTCATCCGCTCGCGCTTCCTAGACGACAAGGCGTGCGTGGCAAATCTTTTCGCGGCGATCAAGTCAATGGTGGAATCAGGTCAAAGTCCGGTACGAAGCGTGTACTTCCACATCAGCAATTATGAGGAGGTCGGTCACGGCGCGGCGGCGGGCATCCCGGATGAAGTCGCGGAATTGGTCACGGTGGATATGGCGGTCGTCGGTCCCGGTCAGGAGTCCGATGAATTCCACGCCACGCTGTGCATCAAGGACAGCGGCGGACCGTATCACGAAGGCTTGAATAAAAAACTGCGCGGCATCGCCGAGAAACACGTCATCCCGTATAAGACCGATGTGTATCCGTTCTACGGCTCGGACGGCGAAGCGTTTTGGCGCGCGGGTGGTGATGTGGCGATGTCGCTGATCGGTCCCGGCATCGATGCCTCGCACAACTACGAGCGCGCCCACATGGACGGCTTGAACGCGACGACGAATTGGATCATGGCGTACCTGCTCGAAAAGTAA
- a CDS encoding uracil-DNA glycosylase — MSAEETLANIASEISVCTKCALHETRKKAVPGEGPADAEIMFIGEGPGFHEGEQGRPFVGASGKFLDQLLEQAGLTRADVFIANVVKCRPPGNRDPQAEELDACNAYLEAQIEAIDPSIIVTLGRISMGKFIPGVKISAVHGRMHKVGERFVIPMFHPAAALHQPALKPSILADFANLPDQLNEARKALGRKVIEKKAVSQKPEKPKQLSLF; from the coding sequence ATGTCCGCTGAAGAGACGCTTGCCAATATTGCCAGTGAAATTTCCGTTTGCACAAAGTGCGCCTTGCATGAGACGCGCAAAAAAGCGGTGCCGGGCGAAGGTCCCGCGGATGCGGAGATCATGTTCATCGGTGAGGGACCGGGATTCCATGAGGGCGAACAGGGACGTCCGTTCGTGGGGGCATCGGGCAAGTTTCTGGATCAGTTGTTGGAGCAGGCAGGCTTAACCCGCGCGGATGTTTTCATTGCGAACGTGGTCAAGTGCCGACCGCCGGGCAACCGCGATCCGCAGGCGGAGGAATTGGACGCTTGCAATGCATATCTGGAAGCGCAGATCGAAGCGATTGACCCGAGCATCATTGTCACGCTGGGGCGTATCTCGATGGGCAAGTTCATCCCCGGCGTGAAGATCAGCGCCGTGCACGGGCGGATGCACAAGGTCGGGGAGCGGTTCGTCATCCCGATGTTCCATCCGGCGGCGGCTCTGCATCAGCCTGCATTGAAACCGTCCATTCTGGCGGATTTTGCGAATTTGCCGGATCAATTGAATGAGGCGCGTAAGGCTCTTGGCAGGAAGGTAATCGAAAAGAAGGCGGTTTCTCAGAAACCTGAGAAGCCGAAGCAATTGAGTTTGTTCTAA
- the rimI gene encoding ribosomal protein S18-alanine N-acetyltransferase, whose amino-acid sequence MSLVIRKMAMEDLEQVIAIDQVSFSLPWPSRTFQYELTDNPASRCWVAELDGRVAAMLVGWLIVDELHIATIATHPDLRGQGIGKAILLHALRSARDEGVLKSFLEVRASNVTAQKMYKSFGYVEDGRRKEYYKDNAEDAILMSLNDLNHLPGE is encoded by the coding sequence ATGAGTCTTGTGATCCGCAAAATGGCGATGGAGGACCTGGAGCAGGTCATTGCCATTGATCAGGTTTCGTTCAGTTTGCCGTGGCCCTCGCGCACCTTTCAATATGAGTTGACGGATAATCCGGCTTCGCGCTGTTGGGTGGCGGAGTTGGATGGGCGTGTGGCGGCGATGCTGGTGGGTTGGCTGATCGTGGACGAGTTGCATATTGCGACGATTGCGACGCATCCTGATCTTCGCGGACAGGGGATCGGCAAAGCCATATTGCTCCATGCTCTGCGGTCCGCGAGGGATGAAGGTGTGCTGAAATCGTTCTTGGAAGTACGCGCCAGCAATGTGACGGCGCAGAAGATGTACAAAAGTTTTGGGTATGTGGAAGACGGAAGACGCAAGGAATATTACAAGGATAATGCGGAAGATGCGATCTTAATGTCGCTGAATGATTTGAATCACCTGCCCGGAGAATAG
- a CDS encoding glycosyltransferase, with amino-acid sequence MESQHTEQDLPVGSLRIGLFTDTYAPQVNGVSVSLQMISEGLKKRGHQVTIFAPRFPGYKDDQPSVVRLPSLKYLNNPPIYVAVLGTPRSTWSLTRRHFDVLHAHSPLSVGLLAYFTASTKNLPLIYTYHTSITDYTHYVKFIGGTSLVKYAAGWFSATSTNLGDQIVVPSPKFHRLLLEQKVTKPIHVVPNGIDLSMFKAAQNPGSLRNRLGVSPDAPILLTVGRMDPEKRLDFIVDAFIQISERHPNAQLVFAGDGSARKGLEEKVAKTSAKEHIHFLGMVNRADLPDVFHDATLFLSASTTEVHPISVIEAIASGLPMVAVEDQAFEGMIENDQNGYMVKLDINVFADTISDLLADGERLERFGKHSVMLSKKYSIEEQVRSLEKLYVEAILQNWRGKFFERFIPKDIEHIPQRIGRRITGMLPGRSKEKEE; translated from the coding sequence ATGGAATCACAGCACACAGAACAGGATCTGCCCGTAGGGTCCCTGCGCATTGGGCTTTTCACGGATACTTATGCGCCGCAAGTGAACGGCGTGTCCGTTTCCCTGCAAATGATCTCGGAGGGATTAAAGAAACGCGGACATCAGGTCACCATTTTTGCGCCGCGTTTTCCCGGTTACAAGGATGACCAGCCCAGCGTCGTGCGTTTGCCTTCGCTGAAGTACTTGAACAATCCGCCCATCTATGTGGCGGTGCTGGGAACGCCGCGCTCTACGTGGTCACTAACCCGCAGGCATTTCGATGTGCTGCACGCGCACAGTCCGCTGAGTGTGGGGCTGCTGGCATATTTCACTGCATCCACGAAGAACCTGCCGCTGATCTACACCTATCACACGTCCATTACGGATTACACCCACTATGTCAAATTCATCGGGGGAACTAGCCTTGTAAAATATGCGGCGGGCTGGTTCAGCGCCACGTCCACTAATTTAGGCGACCAGATCGTGGTGCCGTCGCCGAAATTCCACCGATTACTGCTGGAACAGAAAGTCACCAAGCCGATCCACGTCGTCCCGAACGGAATAGATCTGAGCATGTTCAAGGCGGCGCAGAATCCTGGAAGTCTGCGAAACAGGCTTGGGGTTAGTCCTGATGCGCCGATCCTGCTCACGGTGGGACGCATGGACCCGGAGAAACGTCTAGATTTCATCGTGGATGCGTTCATCCAAATCTCGGAACGGCACCCAAACGCGCAGTTGGTCTTTGCTGGCGATGGCAGTGCGCGCAAGGGACTTGAAGAAAAGGTGGCGAAAACAAGCGCAAAGGAGCACATCCATTTTCTGGGAATGGTCAATCGAGCCGACCTGCCGGATGTGTTCCACGATGCAACGCTGTTTCTTTCGGCATCCACAACGGAAGTGCACCCGATCTCAGTGATAGAAGCGATCGCTTCGGGTTTGCCCATGGTGGCGGTGGAAGATCAAGCCTTTGAAGGCATGATAGAGAACGACCAGAACGGTTACATGGTGAAACTGGACATAAACGTATTTGCGGATACCATTTCCGACCTGCTGGCGGATGGCGAAAGATTGGAACGCTTTGGAAAACATTCGGTTATGTTGAGTAAAAAATATTCCATTGAAGAACAGGTCAGGTCGCTGGAAAAATTGTATGTGGAAGCCATCCTGCAAAACTGGCGTGGAAAATTTTTCGAACGATTTATTCCAAAAGATATCGAACACATCCCCCAAAGGATCGGGCGACGCATTACCGGGATGCTGCCGGGCAGGTCAAAGGAAAAAGAAGAATAG
- a CDS encoding AraC family transcriptional regulator, producing MVTDLQLVDEHAETVKEVMLYIRAHIHEPLNREVLAQVAGFSVPHFHRVFTAQVGESAVGYVRRLRLERAGRKLRMGAVDITEVARASGYESHAAFSKAFKQQYELSPSEFRQLGCSKATQLLMKGISK from the coding sequence ATGGTGACTGACCTGCAACTTGTTGATGAACATGCCGAGACCGTCAAAGAAGTGATGCTGTATATCCGCGCGCACATCCACGAACCGCTGAATCGGGAGGTGTTGGCGCAGGTGGCAGGCTTCTCGGTGCCGCACTTCCATCGCGTTTTTACGGCGCAGGTGGGTGAGAGCGCGGTCGGTTATGTACGGCGTCTGCGGCTGGAACGTGCAGGGCGCAAGCTCCGCATGGGCGCGGTGGATATTACGGAGGTGGCGCGCGCTTCCGGGTACGAGTCCCACGCGGCATTCAGCAAGGCGTTCAAACAGCAATATGAGCTCAGCCCCAGTGAATTCCGTCAGTTGGGTTGCAGTAAAGCCACACAACTTTTAATGAAAGGAATTAGCAAATGA